The sequence ATGAATAATTATTCTTCTTTTTCACATGAAATATAGGCGTTGATTCTCCTTTTAATTTAGAGTTAACAAAACCTTCTGCACGGATATTGAGCAATTTCGTTAAAAAGCCTTGCAGCAAAATCAACGACCAAAAGAAAGGGACTATATGTATTGTAGTTCGGTATTACCATTCTACAAACCTAATCCGCCACAGTCGGAGAACTATTATAGTTTAAGAAATGGTATAATGTTCTGAAATGATAACCAATAACGAAGTTAAGAACATTAGAAAAATTGCTTAATAATCTTAACTTCTTAATGGTATTACCCCGCCCAATCTTCTCTATCCAAACTCCTGTAATGAATAGCTTCAGCGAGGTGCTCAATTTTTATCCCTTCGCTATTATCCAAATCAGCAATGGTGCGGCTTACTTTTAAAATGCGGTCATAAGCACGGGCTGAAAGGTTCAACTTTTCCATTGCAGTCTTTAATAAGTTTTGCCCTGCTGCAGGTATTGTGCAAATTTCTCTAAGTTCTGATGAACTCATTTGTGCATTACAATACACACCTGCCGATCCTTCAAATCTTTTGCTCTGTATTTCTCTTGCCGAAGCAACACGTTCACGCACATGCACACTAGCTTCAGCTTTTCTATTATCCGATAATTGATCAAAACTTACGGGCGTAACTTCTATATGTATATCTATCCTATCGAGCAATGGGCCTGATACTCTGCCCAAATATTTGCCAACCATACCTGGTGGGCAGGTGCATTCCTTCTCTGGATGATTATAATAACCGCAGGGGCAAGGGTTCATTGCAGCGACCAGCATAAAGCTGGCAGGATATTCAATAGAATATTTCGCTCTTGAAATCACCACCATTCTCTCTTCCAAAGGTTGACGCATCACCTCTAAGGCTTTCTTATCAAACTCGGGCAATTCATCTAAAAACAAAACCCCATTATGTGCCAGCGAAATTTCTCCAGGCTGCGGGTTTGCTCCACCACCAACAAGTGCAACATTGCTCACGGTATGATGCGGCGAACGGAATGGTCTAGTGGGCATCAATCCTGTTTCTCGACCTAGCTTGCCAGCTACCGAGTGTATTTTGGTAGTCTCTAAGGCTTCATGCAAAGTCATTGGTGGTAAAATTGTGGGAAGCCTTTTGGCAAGCATAGTTTTGCCCGAACCTGGGGGGCCGATTAGTATCACATTATGGCCACCTGCTGCAGCAATCTCCATCGCCCTTTTTATATTTTCTTGACCACGCACATCCGCAAAATCTATATCATATTGATTCTCGCTGTTAGCAAATTCTTCACGTGTATTAATCTCTGTTGGTTCAATGCCAGAGGTACCCAAAAGTATATCAACCACATCGTTAATATGGCTCACACCATATACTTTTAATCCACTAACTACTGCGGCTTCACGGGCATTTTGGACGGGAAGTATTATACCTTCGTATTGTTCTTTTTTAGCTTGTATAGCAATGGGCAATGCTCCGCGAATTGGCTTCACTTCGCCCTCCAAGGAGAGCTCACCCATGATAACATATTTTTCGACATTGATTACGGAATCTAATTGTCCTGACGCTATCAGTATTCCTACAGCGATGGGCAAATCGTACGATGATCCTTCCTTGCGTATATCAGCGGGGGCCATATTCACCACCACCTTTTGCCGCGGCATGCGATAACCCGTTTCTTTAAGTGCGGTATCTATTCTTTGCTGACTTTCTTTTACAGCATTATCAGGTAGCCCCACCATATAATACTTCTCGCCTTGGCCCACATATACTTCCACAGTAATAGTGGTTGCACTAACGCCGTAAACTGCACTGCCAAAGGTTTTAGCTAACATATATTATTTTAATGACATCTTTTAAACTTCTTAAATAAAGTCATTGAAAGCAATCATCCTTCGAAGTAATATCTTGTAGTGTCTCCGATTGGATGAGATTGCCACGTCTCGTTTTGAAGAACGAGATTCGCAATGACGGTAAAATTATATAGAACTATCCTCCTCCATGGCCATTCCAAATCCTATTTTCTTCTTTGGTTCAAAGGGTTTTAGGTCCAAGGGGTTTTCTACTTTCTCGTCGGTTAATGCCAAATCTAAAACCTCTAGCATATTTGTTACATAATGTATTTGCAAGCCTTCCAAATAATGGTCAGGTATTTCTTTTACATCGCGTTCGTTGGTAATACATAATATAATCTCGGTAATACCTGCACGCCTTGCTGCAAGTATCTTTTCCTTAACTCCACCAATGGGTAATACTTTACCACGCAAAGTTATTTCACCTGTCATGGCTAGTTTCTTTTTCACTTTGCGTTGGGTGAATAGTGATGCCAATGAGGTAAGCATAGTCACTCCCGCCGATGGGCCATCCTTGGGCACGGCACCTGCGGGCACATGGATATGTATATCCCAATGGTTAAATACTTCGGGTTCTATTTTCAAATAACTCGAATGCGATTTCAAATAAGTAAGTGCAGTCGATGCCGACTCTTTCATCACATCGCCCAATTGTCCGGTTAACTTCAAACCGCCTCGGCCTTTGGTCAGTATCGATTCTATAAATAAAATCTCGCCGCCCACGGGAGTCCAAGCTAGGCCAGTAACCACACCTGCCACATCATTATCTTGATACGTTTCAAGTTCCACTTTTTCAGCACCCAAAAGTTTGCTCACTTCATGCACACCGATAGATGTTTCGGGCTTATTGCCAATCACAATTTCTTTAGCTTGGCCACGGGCAAGGGCTGCAATCTTTTTGTCCAAACCACGTACACCCGATTCACGGGTATAGCCCTCCACCACTTTACGCACCGCAGCATCGGTCACTTTAAAATTGCGTGCGTTTAGTCCATGTGCCTCTCTCTGTTTTGATATAAGATGCTTCTTCGCAATCTCTATTTTTTCCTCAAGCGTATAACCGCTCAGGTCTATTATTTCCATCCTATCCAATAGGGCAGGCTGTATAGTATCGAGACTGTTTGCGGTAGCAATAAACATCACCCTCGATAAGTCAAATTCTAGTTCAATATAATTATCATAAAACGCATTGTTCTGTTCGGGATCCAACAATTCTAATAATGCCGACGATACATCGCCCCTTGTATCTCGTCCCACTTTATCAATTTCATCCAATATAAAAACGGGGTTGGCCGATTTGGCCTTCTTCAAACTTTGTATCACACGGCCCGGCATTGCACCTATATAGGTTTTACGGTGACCACGAATCTCTGCCTCATCATGTAATCCGCCCAAAGACATACGTACATATTTGCGGCCTATAGATTTTGCAATTGATTTTCCCAATGAGGTTTTGCCCACACCTGGAGGGCCAAACAAGCATAGAATAGGGCTCTTCATATCGCCTTTCAATTTGAGCACTGCCAAATATTCTAATATACGTTGCTTCACTTTCTCCATTCCAAAATGGTCCTCGTCCAATATTCTGCGGGCACGTTTTAAGTCAAGTTTATCTACAGTAAATTCGTTCCAAGGCAGGTCTAATAATACTTGAGCATAATTAAGTCCCACAGAAAAATCGGGACTCATATTATTCATCCGTTGTAGTTTGTCCAGTTCTTTGTTAAAGGCTTCTGCTATATCTTTATGCCACTTTTTCTCTTTGCCTTTTTCACGCAAGTTCAGCAATTCTTTATCGGGCGAATCTTGTCCTAACTCTTCTTGTATCTGACGCAATTGTTGGTTCAAGAAATACTCCCGTTGTTGTTTGTCCATATCGCCTCGTACCTTGCTTTGTATTTCCATTTTCATTTCCAACATTTGCAGTTCTTTGGTCAAATGCTCGATAACGGCTTTGGCTCGGTCTGCCAAATTGTCCATCGCTAGTATGGCCTGCTTCTGCACCAATTCCAAATTCATATTGGATGAAATAAAGTTCACCAAAAATCTGGGGCTGCTGATATTCTTCATCGCAAACCCTGCTTCCGAAGGGATATTGGGGTTGATATCTATAATGCGTAAAGCCATGTCGCGGATAGAAGAAATAAGGGCATTAAACTCCTTCGACTTCTCATCTTTCCTATCTACAAATGGTTTTACTGAGCCTACAAAAAATGGCTCGCTCGATACTTCGTTTTCTAAATTGAAACGACGTTTGCCTTGTATAATTACCATGGTATTTCCATCGGGCATTCGAAGCATTTTTATAATATTGGCAACCGTTCCCACACTGTTGAGGTCAGCAAAAGTGGGGTCCTCTATATTGGAATCTTTTTGCGAAACAGCTCCAATTATTTTATCTTTCTTATAAGACTCCTTGATAAGTTTTATACTTTTATCACGACCAATAGTAATAGGGATTACCACACCAGGGAACAAAACCGTATTACGCAAAGGCAGTATGGGCAAGGTAGCAGGCAAAGGCTCTTTGCTCATGTCTTCTTCCGCCTCGTTGCTCATCAAAGGTATAAACTCGGGGGTATTATCGTTATCGTCGTCTATTAGCTCATCAAACATAAAATTGTCGTTACTCATCATATCTTTTTTGTGTTAGTGCCTAGTGTTAATATGGCAGTTAGTAGTTTTAAATTTTGGGATTCGCTATTTGCCAAATGGTGTGCCAATAGTTTTGTTGGCAAACCGTCATTGCGAGGGACGAAGCAATCTCACTGACTAGAATAATCATATCCTATATTGAGATTGCCACGCGGATTCCGACAGCTATCGGAACGCTCGCAAGGACGGAGAAATACAACTTTCAAAACTAACGCTCATTTACCAATACTATATACACAAGCTTTAAGTTATTTATATACAAACGTACCGATATGATGTCTCTATTGAGACATATCAAGCCCCATCGGGACGACAGGTCAGCATCAAAAAAAAGAACCACTCAACACAAGTCCCTTTGAGGACGACAATATCGGTAAAAACAATAATCTACGCAACCAAAGTCCCATTGGGACGACATATAGTTAACAAAAGGCTAAGCCACCACAGTAAAGTCCCTTTTGGGACGATATATCGGTCAATGTTTTACACTAATATTGTCCCCTCAAAAATACACCTACCCATGCAATACAGAAAACTCGGAAAAACAGGAATACAAGTTAGTGCCCTCTCATTTGGCAGTTGGCTCACCTTTGGCAAACAAATAGAAAGCAATATGGCCGAAAAGCTCATGCACAAAGCCTACGATGCAGGTATCAACTTTTTCGATAATGCCGAAATATATAGTCGCGGCCAAAGCGAATTAGTGATGGGGGAAGTACTCAAAAAAGCCAATTGGGTTCGCAGCAGTTATATGGTAAGTAGCAAGGTGTTTTTTGGCTACGAAGAAAGCAAACCTAATCAAACAGGTCTGAGTCGCAAACATATTATGGAAGGCTGCCATGCCACCCTCAAACGCTTGCAGGTTGATTATATAGATTTATACTTTTGCCACCGACCTGATAAGCAAACACCCATTGCCGAAACCGTGTGGGCTATGAACACCCTTATACAACAAGGCAAAATATTATACTGGGGCACTAGCGAATGGAGTGCTCAGGAAATACTGCAAGCACATATCGAAGCGGTCCGTCACCACCTGCTTGGTCCCGTAATGGAGCAGCCACAGTATAATATGTTCGAACGCGAAAAAATAGAAAAAGACTTTTTGCATTTGTACCAATACGAAGGACTGGGAACTACCATCTGGAGCCCACTTGCCAGTGGATTACTCAGTGGCAAGTATAATAACGCTACCCCTACTGATACCCGCCTCAATATAGAAGGAATGGAATGGCTCAAAGAACGTATGTTCCAACCCGGCCGCTTAGAAACAATTGATAAGCTCAATACCCTAGCAAAAGAACTTTCTCTATCATTACCCGTATTGGCACTCGCTTGGGTTTTGAAAAACGAACACGTAAGCACTGCCATCCTTGGTGCCAGCAAAGTAGAACAACTCGACGAAAATCTCAAAGCACTCGATGCTGCTGCTTTGTTTACTGCGGAAGTAATGGAAAAGATAGATACTATTTTGGGGAATAAGCCGGTGCAGGCGTTGTTTTAGGTTTCCTTTCTGCTGTGGCAGTTGATAAAAAAGTTAACAAATTGTACACAGAAAAGCAAGTAAAGTTCACGAATTTGTGAATTTGTGATTACTTTTGCGAGCTGAATTCAAATGGAAATTACTTGTAAAAACCAAACACTCGTAGATTTATATGAAGGCCGTAAGGTTAAAGAGAAGGAATTCTATTCTAACCCCGCTTTGATAAACAGTATATTAAAACTGTAAACCGACTTCAATCTGTTACTAAAATTGAACAGCTTTATCAATATAATGGATTAAATTACGAAAAGCTAAGGGGCGATAGAAAAGGCCATAGCTCGGCAAGGGTGAATGACCAATACCGATTGATATTTGAAGAAGTAAGCGATGATGAAGAACCCTTTGAAGTGGTGCTGTTAGAAATAGAAGAATTGAGCAAGCACTACGAATAACCAAAATGCCCCCAACAACAACCATGACTACCCCCATCAACATTAACAAATTAACCCCTGCAATAGCCATACACCCAGGTGAGATGCTGCTAGATGAATTGAACACACGGGGCATTAAGCAAAAGGATTTTGCAGCCCTAATAGGCATGGCTAATACCCAATTAAATGAGGTAATAAAGGGCAAACGAAATATTACGGCTGACTTTGCTTTGCTGATAGGAAAGGCCTTAAAGATGGATGCTTTATTGTGGATGAATTT is a genomic window of Bacteroidota bacterium containing:
- a CDS encoding YifB family Mg chelatase-like AAA ATPase produces the protein MLAKTFGSAVYGVSATTITVEVYVGQGEKYYMVGLPDNAVKESQQRIDTALKETGYRMPRQKVVVNMAPADIRKEGSSYDLPIAVGILIASGQLDSVINVEKYVIMGELSLEGEVKPIRGALPIAIQAKKEQYEGIILPVQNAREAAVVSGLKVYGVSHINDVVDILLGTSGIEPTEINTREEFANSENQYDIDFADVRGQENIKRAMEIAAAGGHNVILIGPPGSGKTMLAKRLPTILPPMTLHEALETTKIHSVAGKLGRETGLMPTRPFRSPHHTVSNVALVGGGANPQPGEISLAHNGVLFLDELPEFDKKALEVMRQPLEERMVVISRAKYSIEYPASFMLVAAMNPCPCGYYNHPEKECTCPPGMVGKYLGRVSGPLLDRIDIHIEVTPVSFDQLSDNRKAEASVHVRERVASAREIQSKRFEGSAGVYCNAQMSSSELREICTIPAAGQNLLKTAMEKLNLSARAYDRILKVSRTIADLDNSEGIKIEHLAEAIHYRSLDREDWAG
- the lon gene encoding endopeptidase La, which encodes MMSNDNFMFDELIDDDNDNTPEFIPLMSNEAEEDMSKEPLPATLPILPLRNTVLFPGVVIPITIGRDKSIKLIKESYKKDKIIGAVSQKDSNIEDPTFADLNSVGTVANIIKMLRMPDGNTMVIIQGKRRFNLENEVSSEPFFVGSVKPFVDRKDEKSKEFNALISSIRDMALRIIDINPNIPSEAGFAMKNISSPRFLVNFISSNMNLELVQKQAILAMDNLADRAKAVIEHLTKELQMLEMKMEIQSKVRGDMDKQQREYFLNQQLRQIQEELGQDSPDKELLNLREKGKEKKWHKDIAEAFNKELDKLQRMNNMSPDFSVGLNYAQVLLDLPWNEFTVDKLDLKRARRILDEDHFGMEKVKQRILEYLAVLKLKGDMKSPILCLFGPPGVGKTSLGKSIAKSIGRKYVRMSLGGLHDEAEIRGHRKTYIGAMPGRVIQSLKKAKSANPVFILDEIDKVGRDTRGDVSSALLELLDPEQNNAFYDNYIELEFDLSRVMFIATANSLDTIQPALLDRMEIIDLSGYTLEEKIEIAKKHLISKQREAHGLNARNFKVTDAAVRKVVEGYTRESGVRGLDKKIAALARGQAKEIVIGNKPETSIGVHEVSKLLGAEKVELETYQDNDVAGVVTGLAWTPVGGEILFIESILTKGRGGLKLTGQLGDVMKESASTALTYLKSHSSYLKIEPEVFNHWDIHIHVPAGAVPKDGPSAGVTMLTSLASLFTQRKVKKKLAMTGEITLRGKVLPIGGVKEKILAARRAGITEIILCITNERDVKEIPDHYLEGLQIHYVTNMLEVLDLALTDEKVENPLDLKPFEPKKKIGFGMAMEEDSSI
- a CDS encoding aldo/keto reductase → MQYRKLGKTGIQVSALSFGSWLTFGKQIESNMAEKLMHKAYDAGINFFDNAEIYSRGQSELVMGEVLKKANWVRSSYMVSSKVFFGYEESKPNQTGLSRKHIMEGCHATLKRLQVDYIDLYFCHRPDKQTPIAETVWAMNTLIQQGKILYWGTSEWSAQEILQAHIEAVRHHLLGPVMEQPQYNMFEREKIEKDFLHLYQYEGLGTTIWSPLASGLLSGKYNNATPTDTRLNIEGMEWLKERMFQPGRLETIDKLNTLAKELSLSLPVLALAWVLKNEHVSTAILGASKVEQLDENLKALDAAALFTAEVMEKIDTILGNKPVQALF
- a CDS encoding type II toxin-antitoxin system RelE/ParE family toxin, which gives rise to MKTVNRLQSVTKIEQLYQYNGLNYEKLRGDRKGHSSARVNDQYRLIFEEVSDDEEPFEVVLLEIEELSKHYE